The genomic region ACACCGTCGTACTCGCCGCGGGCCGTGGCCCGTGCGGCCTCGTGATCCGTACCCGGCTGAAGGTGGGTCAGGAGAAGCTGTGCGGCACGGGCCGCCGCGGCCTGCCGACCCGCGTCGCGGGCGCTCGACTGGTAGCCCACCGAGTCCTCAGGCACCTCCCGCACGTAGGTGGCCTCGGCCACCAGCAGGTCGGCGTCGCGCGCCAGGGCGACCACGTCCGCGTTCGGGCCGCTGTCACCGGTGTACGCCAGCACCCGGCCGCCCGCGGCCAGCCGCACGCCCGCGTTCGGCACCCAGTGCGGCAGCAGCCGGGTCTCGGCGCGGAACGGGCCGATGTCGAGGTCGCGGGCGCTGACCTCGTTCAGGGCGTAGGCGGCGTCCAGCATGCCGGGGCGGTCCAGCGCCAACACCGCGTCCAGCGCGCCGGGTAGCGCGTACACGGGTAGTGGTGGAGGCCGGTCGTCGCGCAGCGCGCGGGCGCGCAGCAGGGGATTGAGGTCGGCGCAGTGGTCAGGGTGACCGTGGCTGATGAACACCGCGTCGACGTCGTCGACGCTGAGGTGTGCCAGCAGCCGCGGAACGGTGGCGTAACCGCAGTCAACCAGCAACCGGAACCCGTCGTGTTCGACGAGGTAGCCGCTGCATGCCTGGCCCGCCTCGGGCCAGACACCGCACCCGCCGAGAACCGTGAGCCGCATCCTGGACACGCTACCGGCCCGGCCGGAATCACCGTCGCCGAACGGAGGGCCGCCGCCACGCGCCGTCGCGTCGACCGTCACTCCCGGTGTGAATTCGTGGCCCGTTCGGACGGTGGCGGTGGGCAGCCATTGACGGTGTTCTGTTCCGCAACATTCAATGTCCGAATGCGACGATGCCTGGTCAGAGAGGTCGGACAGCGGCGGGGCCGCGCCCACCGACCGTCTCTCGCCGTCGCCCGAACTCGTCGTTAGGAGGCCGTGGGTGCGGTGGACCATGGGGTGAGCGAGCGCCGGCGGAGGATGGCGCTCAGCGCGGGGCTGCATGTCGTCTCGCACGGCGTCGCCATCGGCTACTGCCTCATGACCTTCGGCGAGCCGAACCGGGTGCTCATGGTCGCTGGTTTCGGCTGTGGGATGGCGGCCGGCCTGGTCGGCCTGCGGGCGGCGCGAATGGTGACCACGAAGGCCTCGGGTTACCTGATCTCGTTCACCACCCTGCTCGTCACGCTCACGGTGGTGGCGGCCGGCGCCTACTGGGACGGCGGCGCCGCCTCGCCGACCACGCTCGGGTTCGTGACCACGGCCGTGTTCGTCGCCAGCTACACCCCGCACCTGCGGCTGATGATCGGGCTCGAGGCGCTCACCGTCGGGTCGTACCTCGCCGTGGCCGGCGTCGGGCAGCAGACCCGGCCCGGTCACGTCTTCGTTTACGTCGCCGGCATGCTGGTGTTGACCTCGGTGTGCGCCACGCAGGCGCGGATCATGGTGCGGCAGCGTTCCCAACTGCGATCCCTGGCGGCGCGGGATCCGCTGACCGGCGCCCTGAACCGGCGCGGCCTGGCGGAGTTCGCCGAAGATCTGTTCCAGGGCTGCCGCCGTCCCGCCGTGTCCGTGCTCTGCCTGGACCTGGACGATTTCAAACTCGTCAACGACCGCCTCGGGCATTTCGCGGGCGACGAGATGCTGCGGCGGACGGTGGCCGCGGCGCAGAGTGTGCTGCGCCCCGAGGACGCGATCGCGCGCAGCGGCGGGGACGAGTTCGTCATCGTCCTGACCGACGCCGACGACAGCGTCGCGCGCGCGGTGGCCGGCCGTATCGCGGCCGCGGTCCGGCAGCACACCTCGGCCAGCATCGGATCGGCGACCGCGCCGAAGGACGGGTGCACGCTCGACGACCTGATGCGGGTCGCCGACCAGCGTCTCTACCGTGCGAAGCAGACGCGCCAGGCCGCCCACCCGCCGAGGTACGGGCACGACCTGGTGACCGGCCAACCGGAGACCGCCTAGCGCCGGCCACGGGGACCGGTCTCGCGGACCGGTCCCCGTGCCGCGTCCACTAGGCCGCGGGAGCCGGTGCGGGACTCGGTCGATCCGACGGCGCTTCGGGAAGCGCGTGGCGACGGACGCCGCGGACCAACAGGTACCCGATCATCCAGAATTCGCCCACGGTGGCCGGGAACGCGAGCGCGTCGGCCACCGCCGGGGCGTCGGGGACCAGGTAGCCGAGGAAGGCGCCGAGCAGGTAGCCGATCCCGCCGCCGATCAGGACCCAGCCCAGCGGGCGCGGCATCCAGCCCGAGCGGAGCACACAACCACCCATGGGAATGAGCCACAGGCCGAAGAACAGCGCCCCCACACCCCACAGGTTGCCGCTCACCAGGTAGAGGAGCTGGACGGTGGCGGCCGTGTCGCCGACCGGGTCGCGCGCGACCTCGACGGCGGTGGCGAGCAGTGCCGCGCTGACGAGGACCGCGATCGCGTTGACGAGGCCGAAGGCGGCGACGCCGCCGGCGCCGAGCGGGTCGACGGCGCGGAACAGGCGGTAGAACCAGGCCGCGGCGAGCGCCTGGGTGACGACGATGAGCAGTTCGAAGGCGACGCCGGCGCGGGCGAGTGACTCGTGCTCGACCAGGTTTGCGAGCGTAGCGCCGGGATCGTCGGCAACGAACAGCTGCGGCCGGATGAGCAGGAAACCGACCGCGCCGGCGATGGCGAGGCCGAGATAGAGCAGCCCGGCGGTGCGGGCGGTACGGATCAGCGCGGGCATGGCGCCTCCTCTGCGGGCGTGCCGGATCATCGAGGTGATCGCGATCCGACCACCTACCTTACGTTGTAAGGTAACCAGGTGATGTCAAGACTCCGACGCGTGTGGACGGACCAGTGACCGCGCGGGCTCCCCGGCGGCCGCTCAGCCGTGAACGCGTGCTGGCGGCGGCGGTCGCCCTGGCGGACGCGGAGGGAATACCCGCGCTCACCATGCGTCGCCTCGGCGCCGACCTCGGCGTCGAGGCCATGTCGCTCTACCACCACCTGCCCGGCAAGGAAGGTCTCCTCGACGGTGTCGCGGAGACCGTGGTCGCCGAGATCGGTGCCGCGCCCCGCCACCTCGACGTCGACGGCGACTGGCGTACGCGGTTGCGGCGGCGGTTCCTCGCGGCGCGTCAGGTCATGCTGCGCCACCCGTGGGCGCCCGGGTTGTTGAGCTCGCGCCGGACCATCCCGCCCGGCGTGTACGCGTACTACGACGCGATCGTGGGAACGCTCGTCGGCGCCGGCTTCAGCCACCGCCTGGCGCACCGGGCGTTGCACGCGTTCGGGAGCCTGCCGCTCGGGTTCACGCAGGAGATCTTCAGTCCGACGTCGGCCGGCGGGAGCACGGACACCGACGCCGCGGAGGCGGATCTTGCCGCCATGGCCGACGCGCTGCCGCACGTGACGGCGATGGTGGCGGCCGAGGTCCACGACGCCGGCGATCCCACCCTCGGGTGGTGCGACGGTCAGGTCGAATTCGAGTTCACCCTCGACCTGATCCTGGACGGGCTCGAACGCCTGCGCGGCAGGTGAGATGGGTCGTCCGGCGAACGGCCGACGGGGGCCCGCGCGACTGATCAGCTTACCTGGTTAATCCGGCGTGCGGGAGCGGTTCGCCCGCTGGCGGGTTCCCGGTCTCTCACCTGGGCTACCGTCCATCCCGAGGGTGGTCTCCGCCAACGGGCTTGCCGAGACGCTGTCACCTCGGCTGCCTTGGCCTCATGAAGCGAACCGAAGCGAGGACCTGCCATGGCCACTGCTACCACGGGGGACCCACGGCGCCAGCGCCCCGGGCGCATGTCGAAGAACCTCTTCGGCGGCCGCCGCCCGCTGCCGGCGCACCTGATG from Micromonospora sp. WMMD812 harbors:
- a CDS encoding MBL fold metallo-hydrolase, with the translated sequence MRLTVLGGCGVWPEAGQACSGYLVEHDGFRLLVDCGYATVPRLLAHLSVDDVDAVFISHGHPDHCADLNPLLRARALRDDRPPPLPVYALPGALDAVLALDRPGMLDAAYALNEVSARDLDIGPFRAETRLLPHWVPNAGVRLAAGGRVLAYTGDSGPNADVVALARDADLLVAEATYVREVPEDSVGYQSSARDAGRQAAAARAAQLLLTHLQPGTDHEAARATARGEYDGVVGVAAADVVVELS
- a CDS encoding GGDEF domain-containing protein; protein product: MSERRRRMALSAGLHVVSHGVAIGYCLMTFGEPNRVLMVAGFGCGMAAGLVGLRAARMVTTKASGYLISFTTLLVTLTVVAAGAYWDGGAASPTTLGFVTTAVFVASYTPHLRLMIGLEALTVGSYLAVAGVGQQTRPGHVFVYVAGMLVLTSVCATQARIMVRQRSQLRSLAARDPLTGALNRRGLAEFAEDLFQGCRRPAVSVLCLDLDDFKLVNDRLGHFAGDEMLRRTVAAAQSVLRPEDAIARSGGDEFVIVLTDADDSVARAVAGRIAAAVRQHTSASIGSATAPKDGCTLDDLMRVADQRLYRAKQTRQAAHPPRYGHDLVTGQPETA
- a CDS encoding DUF4386 domain-containing protein; this encodes MPALIRTARTAGLLYLGLAIAGAVGFLLIRPQLFVADDPGATLANLVEHESLARAGVAFELLIVVTQALAAAWFYRLFRAVDPLGAGGVAAFGLVNAIAVLVSAALLATAVEVARDPVGDTAATVQLLYLVSGNLWGVGALFFGLWLIPMGGCVLRSGWMPRPLGWVLIGGGIGYLLGAFLGYLVPDAPAVADALAFPATVGEFWMIGYLLVRGVRRHALPEAPSDRPSPAPAPAA
- a CDS encoding TetR/AcrR family transcriptional regulator C-terminal domain-containing protein, with product MTARAPRRPLSRERVLAAAVALADAEGIPALTMRRLGADLGVEAMSLYHHLPGKEGLLDGVAETVVAEIGAAPRHLDVDGDWRTRLRRRFLAARQVMLRHPWAPGLLSSRRTIPPGVYAYYDAIVGTLVGAGFSHRLAHRALHAFGSLPLGFTQEIFSPTSAGGSTDTDAAEADLAAMADALPHVTAMVAAEVHDAGDPTLGWCDGQVEFEFTLDLILDGLERLRGR